Part of the Leptolyngbya sp. BL0902 genome, ACCCAAGGAATTTGGCCTAAATTCGGCTAGTTTTTCCAATTTCCGTCTAGGGACGTAGAAAAGCAAGACCCTGGGGGGACGTCTGGAGAAATTGGAACAGGGATGATACCGTTACGGGGTAACGGCGCAGGATTCCCCCATCCCTAAGACAATGGTACGGGCCTCCGGGCCTAGGGTAGCCAAGTCAGAGCCTAGGATGGAGGGTCATCGCGCCAAAGGTCCCCTTCGAGCTGTTTTAAGCCCCCATTGTGTATGCTGTTCACCTATCTTATATCGCGCCTATCGCCGTCGATGGGCGTTTCCCTGATCGCCCAAGTTGTTCCTGTTCCACCCACCGACCCAGTGCCCGCCGATCCAGTTCCCATAGAGATTCCCTCCCTGGATGCGGCACCGACCCCAGCGCCCCTTTCGGTGGATCCCGTCACATCCCCCAGTCGCTTTTTGGAGGAGGTTTCGGTGCAGTTGGGCCAGTTTTTGCCCAGTTTGGTATGGGCTATTGTGCTGCTGGTGCTGGGCTGGCTGTTGGCGACGGTGGTAGCCCTTGCCATTAAAAACCTGCTGAAGCGAATCCGTGTCAATGATCGCCTTACCCAGTGGGCCGGGGGCGGGCCAGAGGCTCAGCGGTTGCCCGTCGAGCAATGGGTGTCCACCGTGGTGTATTGGCTGATCTTTTTGTTCGCCATCATCGCCTCCCTCAATGCCCTAAACCTAACGGCGGTTTCTACACCCCTCAACAACTTTTTGGATCAAATTTTTGCCTACCTGCCTAGGGTGGGTGGCGCGGCCCTGTTGTTGGGCATCGCTTGGATCGTAGCAACGTTGGTACGCGCCCTCGTGGTCAGCGGCCTGGGGCGGTTTAACTTGGATGACCGCCTCGCTCAGCAAGCCGGACTGGAGGGCGGCAGCAGCCCCGTAGTGCTGAATGAAACCATTGGCAACGTGCTGTTTTGGTTCATTTTGCTGCTGTTCATTCCCCTTGTCCTCAGCGCCCTTCAGTTGCCGGGGCTGCTGGCTCCGGTGGAGGAACTGATCAATGCCTTCCTCCAGGCCATTCCCCGGTTGATTACGGCGGGCCTGATTTTGGCCCTAGGTTGGATCATTGCCCGCATTGTGCGCGGCGTTGCCACCAACCTGCTGATTGCCATTGGGGCCGACCAGATTGGCCCCCGCATGGGTTTGAAGGCCGACGCTCGCCAGGGGCTTTCCCTCTCCGGGCTGGTGGGTACCTTGGCCTATATCCTGGTGCTGATTCCAACGGTGGTCGCTGCCCTCAATGAGCTGGCCATCGACGCCATTTCGGCCCCGGCCATTGTCATGCTAGAGCAGGTGATGACGGCCATTCCCCAGGTGATTATGGCGGGGGTGGTGCTGGCTGCGGCTTACTTTGTGGGTCAGTTTGTGGCCAATCTGGTCACGGAGCTGCTGCGTAGCGCCGGGTTTGACAACATCTTGACGGTTTTGGGCTTGCCAGAACTCCACCCAGACACCCAACCCACCGTTCCCCCCGGTTTAGAGGACGCGGAGTTACCTCCGGTGCCTGCGGCCCCTGCAAACCGGACACCCTCGGAGTTAGTGGGTATTGTTGCCCTGGTGGCCATTGTGCTGTTTGGGGCCGTCACCGCCACCGAAATTCTCAACTTTGCCGGATTGACCGACATTGTGCGGGCCGTTCTGCGGGTTGGGGTGCGGGTGCTTAGCGGCTTGGTGGTGTTTGCGGTGGGGTTGTATTTGGCAAACCTGGCCTTCCGGCTCGTCCGCGCCATGGGCACAGGCCAAGCCAAAATTTTGGCCCAGGCCACCCGCATCGTCATTTTGATTTTTGTGGGAGCGATGGCCCTTCAGCAGATGGGCGTGGCTCCCGATATTGTGAACCTGGCCTTTGGGCTGCTCTTGGGTGCCGTGGCGGTGGCGATTGCCATTGCCTTTGGCCTGGGCGGACGGGAAGTGGCCACCGAGCAACTGCGCGAATGGATTGCTGACTTCAAGCAGCGCCGCTAGTCCAGCCGTATTAACTCATCATCGAGTTGTTGGGGCGAGATAGTCTCGCCCCATTTTTGTTGAATCTGATTTATTGAATCTGACGAACTCAGCCCGGAAGCCAGAGGCAGGCTAGGCCGCAACTTCCTCGGCAAAGCTGGCCCGTCGCTTAAACTGAAACGGCCCCGCCAAGGCACCCCAAAGGTGTTCATCGGTTTCGGGGTCGCGGCCTCTATCCCAGCTAATAAACTGGTCGGCGTCAATTTCAAATTCGCTGTCGAGATAAGTAAGCCTGCCGTTGCGCTCCACCATGCAGGCTTTGCCCGGTTCCACCGCGCCCCGAAAACTGCGCCCCGTCCAGTGAACCAGTAGGTTACAACCCGGCGTACGCTGAAAATGGTCGGAGGTAAACTGAGCCAGCCGCTCTGGATTTCGGGACGCCCCGTAGAAGGTTTCGGGATCCTTGACCGAGTAGTTTTCAATCACGATGTGATCGCCGTCGGCCACCAGCTTCATGCCTCGGGCACGGTAGGGGCGATCTAGCATATAGTCGTAGGCTTGTTCGATGTAGAACCCGTAGCCATCCAGGATGGTCTTGGGCAAAGGCCGCATACACACCCGAATGTGGGCAAACAGGGGCGGATTGTCAAAGGCTTGCTGCTGATTGCTAAAGTCGGCGGCCATCCAGCGGGCCAGAGTCTGCACATCGGTGGCGTGGGTCATGGCGTTGGGCTACAGAAGTCATCCATCTTTCTCAGTTTACAGGGTGGAAGCCCCCACCCCCAGCCCCTCTCCCACGAGGAAAGACACGCCAGACAGTCCCCCAGTCCCGTTTCCTGTGGAAGCCCTCTCCCACAAGGAGAGGGGAGCAAGACAGTTTTCAAAGTCCCTCTCCTGTGAGAGCTACCGTGTATATCCATCTCGGCCCTCACCCCCTCAGTCCCCCTCTCCCAAAAATGGGCGAGGGGGAGGCCAGACAAAGATTGTAAGAATTTTCTAGCTCCCCTTCTCCCGCCCTGGGCTACTAAGTACACACAACTGAGCTTTGGGCGAGTGACCATCCCTCAAAGATGGCCTCAAATTTTCTAAGTCCTTGGCTCAAGGTACGAATGCCGGGTGGCGGTTGGGAGCGATAGCCCGACCATCCCCCCAGGCGTGCAATGAGCCAAGTGGCCCAAGGTAGGGAGCCTGGGGAGAAGGGATTCTGCTGTTTTCGGGTTCGCCCCTGCAACGTCGGCATCAACTGCTCCAGGCATTGCTGTTGCGGTTCGCTAAAGGTCACCGAGGCGGAGAGAGATTCATCGGCTCGACCGGTTTTCAGTTGGAGCAGCCTCAAGGTCACCATTAAGGCCAGGATGGTGAGGCGTTCAATGGCCTTAACCGACTCCAGGCGGGTGGATTCAAGGTCAAGGCCGACTCGCTTAAGCAACGCAAAGAACTGTTCAATCTGCCAGCGCCACCGATACCACTGAATCACTTGTAACGCTTGCTCCACGGTCGTGACGGGATGGGTCGTCAGTAAGCGCCAATGAATGGGCTTGACTCCGGCAGGTGGCGTGACCTCTTTGGCCTCCACGGCATAGAGGGAAACCAATTCGGGATAGTCGTGGGCATCGACCTTCCGGGGGCGGCGAAGGGTAACGGGCGTAAAGCGCACCGCTAGCCAAGCTTCACGGGACTCTCGGTGACCACGAGGGTCGGCCAGCACCTCAACGGCATAGGTGCCCTCAACGGGTTGCTGAGCCAGTGTCTCGTAGAGCATCGTGGACTTATCGTGCAGTCGTCGGTTACGGCAAGCGCGCACTAACAGGTGCGTGTGGGCATCAGGCACCCGAACCCACTCTTCGTAGATATCGCTCTCACGGTCACCCACATGGGTCACACACACAGCATCCCCAGCCATCAAGGGGACTCGACTGTCCTCGGCAGAGCGCAGCCACTTATAGGATTCTTTCTCCTCAATCGGCAACTGAGGATAGTGCCGCTGATGTTTGTCGGGTCGTTTCGGGTCACGATGCCATCGTTGAATCGCACTCAAGCCCAAGGGAAAGCCACTCTCCGCATCGGCCACTAGGGTCGGATGGACGAAAAACCCGATATCACGATGATTGCCGACCACCCCGACGTCCTCAGGCTTGAGATGCTTCGCCTGAGCCTGCAAGTTAATTTCGCTACTGTCGCTGATAGCCAACACATGACGCCCCGCCACCTGTTGCTGGCAGTGGTCTGCGGCACTCCTGACCAGTTCTGAGACGCTCACATTCTGATTCTCCAGAAAGCGATAGTACCCTACCTGTTCCGCTCGGTTGCGGCTCATCGCCCGGATGTTCACCGATAGCGACTCACGCATAGAGTCATACAGCGCCGCCCCCTTTTTTCCAGGCGGCGATCCCCAAAAGCACTGCCCTGTGATACTTCAGCGTGAATTAGGATAGGATTTTCCACCGCAATTCCCCCACGATTACTAACCGCATCCTACTCCAACCTGACTTGTGTGTACTTAGTAGCCCGCCCTGGGAGAAGGGGCTGGGGGATGAGGGCTAGAGCCACTGGGCAATCTACCCAGCCTACCCAAGTTAAGAATTCTCTCGCGACGATCCAATCTCCCAGACCATTACCGACAATAGAACCCATGCCAACGGTTGATGGGTCTGGCCAGTTCAGGGTGTTTCGGCAAACTCACGCTGACCACTGCCACCCAGGAGACTCACGGTATGAAACTGGCCTATTGGATGTACGCTGGCCCCGCCCACATTGGCACCCTGCGTATCGCCAGTTCCTTCAAAAATGTGCATGCCATCATGCACGCCCCCCTTGGGGACGACTACTTTAATGTGATGCGTTCCATGCTAGAGCGGGAGCGGGACTTTACCCCCGTCACCGCCAGCATTGTAGATCGCAACGTGTTGGCGCGAGGCTCCCAGGAAAAGGTGGTCGATAACATCGTCCGCAAAGACCAGGAGGAACGCCCCGACCTGATCGTGCTGACCCCCACCTGCACCTCCAGCATTTTGCAGGAGGACTTGGCCAACTTTGTGCAGCGGGCCAGTATCGAAGCTAAGGGCGACGTACTGCTGGCGGATGTGAACCACTACCGCGTCAACGAACTGCAAGCGGCGGATCGCACCCTGCAACAGATCGTCCAGTTTTACACCGAAAAAGCCCGCAAACAGG contains:
- a CDS encoding mechanosensitive ion channel; the encoded protein is MLFTYLISRLSPSMGVSLIAQVVPVPPTDPVPADPVPIEIPSLDAAPTPAPLSVDPVTSPSRFLEEVSVQLGQFLPSLVWAIVLLVLGWLLATVVALAIKNLLKRIRVNDRLTQWAGGGPEAQRLPVEQWVSTVVYWLIFLFAIIASLNALNLTAVSTPLNNFLDQIFAYLPRVGGAALLLGIAWIVATLVRALVVSGLGRFNLDDRLAQQAGLEGGSSPVVLNETIGNVLFWFILLLFIPLVLSALQLPGLLAPVEELINAFLQAIPRLITAGLILALGWIIARIVRGVATNLLIAIGADQIGPRMGLKADARQGLSLSGLVGTLAYILVLIPTVVAALNELAIDAISAPAIVMLEQVMTAIPQVIMAGVVLAAAYFVGQFVANLVTELLRSAGFDNILTVLGLPELHPDTQPTVPPGLEDAELPPVPAAPANRTPSELVGIVALVAIVLFGAVTATEILNFAGLTDIVRAVLRVGVRVLSGLVVFAVGLYLANLAFRLVRAMGTGQAKILAQATRIVILIFVGAMALQQMGVAPDIVNLAFGLLLGAVAVAIAIAFGLGGREVATEQLREWIADFKQRR
- a CDS encoding chromophore lyase CpcT/CpeT translates to MTHATDVQTLARWMAADFSNQQQAFDNPPLFAHIRVCMRPLPKTILDGYGFYIEQAYDYMLDRPYRARGMKLVADGDHIVIENYSVKDPETFYGASRNPERLAQFTSDHFQRTPGCNLLVHWTGRSFRGAVEPGKACMVERNGRLTYLDSEFEIDADQFISWDRGRDPETDEHLWGALAGPFQFKRRASFAEEVAA
- a CDS encoding IS4 family transposase; the encoded protein is MRESLSVNIRAMSRNRAEQVGYYRFLENQNVSVSELVRSAADHCQQQVAGRHVLAISDSSEINLQAQAKHLKPEDVGVVGNHRDIGFFVHPTLVADAESGFPLGLSAIQRWHRDPKRPDKHQRHYPQLPIEEKESYKWLRSAEDSRVPLMAGDAVCVTHVGDRESDIYEEWVRVPDAHTHLLVRACRNRRLHDKSTMLYETLAQQPVEGTYAVEVLADPRGHRESREAWLAVRFTPVTLRRPRKVDAHDYPELVSLYAVEAKEVTPPAGVKPIHWRLLTTHPVTTVEQALQVIQWYRWRWQIEQFFALLKRVGLDLESTRLESVKAIERLTILALMVTLRLLQLKTGRADESLSASVTFSEPQQQCLEQLMPTLQGRTRKQQNPFSPGSLPWATWLIARLGGWSGYRSQPPPGIRTLSQGLRKFEAIFEGWSLAQSSVVCT